The Acanthopagrus latus isolate v.2019 chromosome 6, fAcaLat1.1, whole genome shotgun sequence genome includes a region encoding these proteins:
- the LOC119020463 gene encoding twist-related protein 2-like: protein MREEVSCTNSPEGGMGASEEELERGSKKSHQQGNRKRSPYPKKDSLGQAEESSTGSPSSLLPSVPKRPKKSPTTVVSLAPTSLGPRLDQPFEDLHSQRVIANVRERQRTQSLNDAFASLRKIIPTLPSDKLSKIQILKLASRYIDFLYQVLQSDEMDAKLASCNYLAHERLSYAFSVWRMEGAWAMSASH, encoded by the coding sequence ATGAGAGAAGAGGTGTCCTGCACCAACTCCCCTGAAGGAGGTATGGGGGCCAGCGAGGAGGAACTGGAAAGAGGGTCGAAGAAGAGCCACCAGCAAGGAAACCGAAAACGTTCCCCTTACCCCAAGAAGGACAGCCTGGGTCAGGCGGAGGAGAGCAGCACCGGCAGCCCCAGCAGCCTGCTGCCGTCCGTGCCGAAGAGGCCGAAGAAAAGCCCCACGACCGTCGTGTCGCTGGCCCCCACGTCTCTGGGCCCCAGGCTGGACCAGCCCTTCGAGGACCTCCACTCTCAGCGCGTCATCGCCAACGTGCGGGAGCGTCAGCGCACTCAGTCCCTGAACGACGCCTTCGCCTCTCTACGCAAGATCATCCCCACGTTACCTTCGGACAAGCTGAGCAAGATCCAGATCCTGAAGCTGGCCTCGCGCTACATCGACTTCCTCTACCAGGTGCTGCAGAGCGACGAGATGGACGCCAAGCTGGCCAGCTGCAACTACCTGGCCCACGAAAGACTGAGCTACGCCTTTTCCGtctggaggatggagggggcCTGGGCCATGTCCGCCAGCCACTAG